AATCAGCTTGCAAATCTTCAATCAATTCTGTGACGTCGTGTGTGTGTTCGGCCATTTCTATCCTCCGGTGAACAGCATTAGTTGCTCACTTAATATTAGTTACCGTATTATAGCATTGTTAAGCCATATCACTAACAGATTATTTAATTGCACCAGCTTTGCTAAATTCAGTTTACAACTTAGTTTTGATTTTTTGCATAACTTTCTGTTCTGCCATGCGCAACCGTTTTTCATCGGAAACAATCATGTGTTCACCACGTGCCGCTGGGCGCACTAACCAATTAGTTTCGGTTGCTTTCAAGTGAATTGGCTTATGAATAATGACGTGCTGTGATTTATCATTAAAGTGATAGATTACAAAGGGCAACGTTAACGTAATTAGTGCCCCACCTAATAACATCAATTGGTACGTTAAACCACTTGCTTGCGGCAACGAACTTGGGACGACAAACGAAATTCCCAACACGACAATCGTGCAAACCATGCCGGAACCAGCAATAATAGTCTTACCAACTTTTTTACCGGGCACTTGATAGACGCCTTTTAATGCTGGCATCTTATGCACCAATTTAAAATAACTCGTAAAGAAGATGACATACATCAGCCCATATATGACCGCTGTGAGCGACAAAGCCACTTGGAAGGAGACGTTATTACCACCACCGAACAATGTCAAAACAATTGTCCAAACACTGACCAACGCCCCTTGTAGCAAGACAATTGGTACGGGGACTTCATGCTTATTCGTCTTCCGAAAAAGCGGTGGCAGTAAACCACGCTGGGCCGCCATGTACAGGCCACTCACTGGTCCCAGGACCCATGAGCTAACTTCACCCAAGATTCCAAAGGCGACCAAGAAGGCTAGGATTTTAACCAAAATTGCACTATCGATGCCAAAGTGAACGAGATACGCATCAAACGCCTGCATCACCCCACCGCTCAACGACAAATCCCCCTGTGAAATAATCGCACCTACCGACAAACCGCCAATCGAATTAATTACAATTGCAAACACGACTAACATAATCATGGCGATTGGATAATTGCGTTGCACATTTTTCAATTCATTCGAATACGTTGCTGAAGCTTCAACACCCATATAGCTCAGAATAAAGGAAACAAACACGACTAAGGTCGCTGCATCATGAAAGTTAGGCAGCAAATTGCGCCCGGAACCACTAAACGCGAGCGGATTGCCTTGTGCTACATAAATAATACAAAATGCTAGTAGCAATACCGCAGGAACGACTACGCCTAGTGAAAAAGTAAATTTAATCAGCTTATCGGTGACCTTGGTTCCCCATAATTGCGATAACGTCACCAACCAGAAGATAGCTAGCACGGCCAATGTTTTGTACACCGGATTCTGATCCAAAATTTGCCAGCCGAAGACCTCGGTTAGAGCACTTAACATGAAATAAATCATCGTCACAAAGCCCACCGTAATCTGAAACCATTGGAAGAAAATTGCGGTGAAGCCCCAACGTTCGCCTAATGTCTCTGAAACCCAAGTGAAGACACCACCTTTTTCCCACTGCGGAATTGTCGCCATTTCAGCGGAACACAGCGCAACCGGAAAAAACCAGAGGATTCCACCAACGATTAAGAAAAACATCAAGTTCAATTGTGATGTCGCAAAAGTTGGATATTCATAGACATCCAACACCATTGTGGCAGTGAGGGCAAAAAAGCCCATTAAACCAAGTGTCTTTGCTGGATTATTTGTTGCCATTTGCGAATCCTCCTTTACATTCTTACTAACATACATTAATTATATTCCTTGTCTATTAATTTTGTACATGTTAAATGCTTCACTGCCCGAAACTCAAGGCAGAACTCAAGGCAGCTAAGTACAAAATGCATCGCATGGATCATGCAACTATGTTGGAACTCCGATTAAGCATGGACGACAAACAAAAAACGGACTCACAACGCATAAAATGCGCTACAAGCCCGTTTAAAATACGGCTAAATTTTTTCTAACGTGGAATTTGGATATGTGTCTCAGATTGATTCCCACTACGAGACTGGAACCAGTCTGGACACCGTGATGGAAGACAAGCATTTGAAGCCACAGTGCGGTCTTCAAATGTTTGCGAAGCTTGGTTCGCTAACGCGGCAACCATCTTCACAAATCCATAATCAGTAACGAAACCCGTTACTGATTATGCCATCACGGTGCGAGCTAAAGTCCAGCCTGGTTCCAGCCTCTTCGTTAGTTTGCGTAGATATTCTGACTAGTAATATGCCGTAATCCTTGTCGCTGCAAGTTTAGCGGTAATCAATAGTTCAACGCTTATCTAGCGGAGTGACTGAAAATCACATTGTGGCCGCCAGGCTTTACACCGAAATGGGACGAACTTGACACCATGTGTCAGGTTTGTCGCTGAGGGTAGATGAGCAGTCTTTTGGCTTTAGCCATTAGACTGCCAGCTATCCCGAATTGCCCAAGACAGACATCCAGCCTGCAAGGCTAATCTAATCGCGTTAGGATTAGATTCAGTATTTTGTGAAACAAAATGCTGGGATGTTTTGCGTTGCCGGTTCGCAGGCATAAGCACGTGGCTTGGGCATGTGCTTCCATTTCGGTGCACAATGTGATTTTCAGGCACGCAGTGGCATCATACATCTCATCACATTTTATAAATTCCACGTCAGACGGAATAGAGCCTAAAATACTTAGTTTGTTCGATCAACCTTACTGTGGATAAACATCATGCCGACTAATGTGAAACACGCAAGTGCAAGTACAAGCCGCATCAGTAATTCAACCCACGCCATACCAGTTGGCGGAAAGTAATTAACTAGCCCCTTTACAGTCTGCGCTGATTTAACATTGCCTTTTTTGCCACCATGCTTAACTACACCATCCGTACTTGGTAACTCAATATCTAAATTCGGATCGGTAACTGTTTTACTTTTTCCCGCAGTCGCAGTGTGGCCCACGTCGTTGATATCTGTATTATCAGCATCACCAAAACTACTCTTAGGGAAAATATATATATGATTATCGTTATCATCCCGTGCACTAACCTGCGCTGGCAAATTAACAATTACTGGATCCATTGTTTTCGCTAATTTTTCATTAGCTAGCTCGTTAACTACATACAAGCCATGTGTTAAACCCGTGCTTTGGTCAATGGTCAACACGCCATGTTGATCCGTCCGTCCTTGATAATGGCGGGCCCGTTTCCCAGTAACAACCTCATATGTGTTTGGCTGCTTACCAGAAGGAATTGCGTCACTTTTTGCTTCAACTAAATCAACCGTATAGCTAATATCGCTAACTGCTTGCACCTGATTGCCGTAATTATCCGTGACAATCTCAACTGGCTGCGTACGCCCTTTTTTCAGCTTATTAATCCGTTGATTGTCCATCAGGGCATACTTGGTAATAGTTATACTCACATTTTTGCTATCATTTGCCATTACGTGTTTTGCCACCAAGCCGCCTGATAAGCACATAATAATAAAACATCCCAACAAGATTAGTGGCCGTTTTTTCATTTTAGTGACGCCTCCTTTCGTAGTTGTGGCTTTCATTAGCGTAATCGTTAGCGTTTCAAGGGACGAAAGTAAGGCGCACGAGCAAATCATTTACTACAACAGCCTTAACTTTTGGTGCTACTATGGCGCGTTTCGCGCTTAGCTTTACGATGGCGCCACCAAGTGACAACGGCAATCAGTAACGTTATTAAGAGCGCGAACATATAAACTAATTTATTGTAGCCCAACAAAGTCCGGTCTTTGACGGGTTCGGCCTGCATTGGCACTCGTGTTCCGCGTACCAGCAACCGGTGATCATTAATACCTGTGGGCGTGCAAGTTAACAAAGTTACATAATCTTGCCCTGCCACTATTTTGGCGCGTTTCACGTCATCTGGTTTCACAATCGAAATATTGTCGATTTTATACTTCATCTTACGATTGAGGGCTGTGACATAGAAAACATCCCCCAACTTGAGATTTTCTAATTCGGTAAAAATCTTGTCATCTTTTAAGCCACTATGCCCAGTAACGATGGCGTGGGTGTTTTTTCCACCAACGGGAACTGAGGTGTCATCAAAGTGACCAAGCCCTTTTTTTAAGACCTGTTGGCTAACACCGTGTTTTACTGGTAAAACTAAATTCAACTCCGGTACTTCGACCAGCGCCATCATCTCAGAATCAGCGAGCACATCATCATACTTTATTGGTTTTTTTACCCAATGACCGCTCTGTTGCACATCGTACAATTGCCGATTATACTCATCGGCTTTTTTTAAACTCGCCACCACTTCCGGTGTCGGTGATGTTTTTATCTCATCTCTATATTTCGAAATGCCGTAGCTGCGTTGTTGATTTGACATAATCTCACCAATCACCGGAAATGCCAATAATGCTAATCCACCAACAAGTAAGAGCACTCCGAGGACAATTTTAATAATTTTATTTTTCATTACAATGTCCTCATTTAGTTTGCTTACCCTTCGATATCGTTTTTCTTAGACTTTTTCAAAATCACTACCGTCCCGCCGATTGCAAGCGTCAAACCAAGGACAACATAAATGTAGCCATTTGATCCAGCAACTGGGAAGTTACTAATTTTGTGATTCACAATGATTGCTTCATATTTATCGGAGTTACCTGGGAATGTGATAGTTGCGTCATACGTATTAGAAGTGCTGCTAGTCATCGGATTAACTAAAACTGCCTTACTAGTTTTTTCAAAACCAGCTGGGGCGGTAATTTCTTTCAAGTAGAAACTACCACCAAATTCATCAGTGCCCCAATATTCAAGTGGTAATCCACTAAATGAACCCTGACCAGTTGCACTAGTTGTTACCACGTAATGTTCAAAATTGGCCGCATTACCGGCTTGATATTGTTTAAAATCACTATCTGAATAAACCATGCCCTCAACTGCTGTCCCAGTCTTACCTTTCCAAAAAGGTTGTGTCAAAGCGTCATCGGCATACAATTCAAATTGTGCACCAGGTAACCCGTCCGTATTAGCATAACTAGACGAGATATTACCAACCTTCAAGATATTAAAACCACCAATCAGGGTCTGGGCTGTACCAATGTTAGTGCTATGAGTGTCCACAGTGTTACTAGATGAGTGTGTGTATACGGCATCCGTGTTAAAAATAACCGAAAAATCATTTTTAACAATCCCTGCCGTAACCGTTGTCGGTAACTTAGCATCGTAGCGAACGTGGACTTCTTTCGTATTACCCGCAACTGCATTGTAGTTATATAGCTTTGTGAGCCCGGCGGCCGTGAAGACCACGGTAACTTTATTCCCAGTAGTGGTTAATTCATAGTCATCGGTGGCAGTTAATACCGCTGCACTCGTGCCGACCCCCATAGTCACGGTAACCGTGTTAGTTTGCAATGTCTTATCTGACCCCAAATCATTGGTAACTGAAAGACTACCTTTTTCATTCATCCCAGTGGTACCAACGTGTGCAGGAATATTAAAGCCTAAATCATAGGTGATTGTGTTCCCCGCACCGGCGCCCCAGTTCGTCTGCAAATTACCCGAACTATCAACAATTCGTGTCATTGGTTTTACATCTTCATCTGATTCTTGGAGTAATTTATTTTTTGGATAAATAGAAATCATGTTATTAACATTATCATCGCTATCAATCATCGGAATTGACACAATGATTGGTGCCATCAGTGGGCCGTCTTGGTCAACGACACCACTTTGTGTGACCAGATAATACCCATATTTCATATTGTCAAACACTAGTGGTCCATTAGCCACCGTTCCAGATGGTCCACTACCAGATATTTGATAATTCGCACCATCACTACCGTTCGCCGTCGTTGGTGCTTTCATGTCACTTGGCGTGTATCCGCTGGCCGGTCTAATCGGTTGGATTTTAAATGATCCTTTAGCATACTTCCAAGTATCCGGGACCGTGATTGGTTTCCCATTTTTAGCCAACGCATCACCGCCCTTAGCTGTTTGCGCAATATAATTATAAATCGTAATCCCAGTACCAGTTTGCTCACTCGCCTGAGAATTCCCACTATTTAAATTTGTACTAGTATATGCTTTCACTGACCGTTCAATTCCTACTGTATCAAGTAAAGTCCCACCAAGTAACGCAGGTGCAACCACACCACCCGCTAATGTCACCGTCGTTAACGCTGCCATAATCATGTTCTTCATATTTTTACGCATAGTCTAAAATCTCCTTGTTTCGTAGTTTTTAGATGATAGCTGAAAACATACCTATCTCTTGTAACTAATGTTAACCAACAAATTTGAACAACCATCAAGCAACATGTGAAGAATCACGCAAGAAGCGTGTACTTTTTAATCAAATTCCCATAATTATGGACACTTTTCAAATATCTATCTTGAACAATTTTGGAACAAAATAAAAAGCCAACATATCAACGTTTTTAAACGCGAATGCTGACTTTTCATAATTGCTAGGGATTATGTTGCAAACCCCTTTGGCTATTGTTTAACATCAATCAAACCTTTTTTTGCTTTATTCTGTAAATCTTCATCCCAGAAATTCCCGTACAAGTTCACGGTGTTCACTAGATTAATGAACGCATCGTCGTCAACAGCTTTAACGGCCGTTTCCATCGGATACAATTCATACTTTGAAAGAACCATCATCAATGTGCTTGATGGTTGGCGTGAAAATGCCCCTTGCGAAGGTAACACGGTAATCCCACGAATTAATTCCTTGTGCAAGGCAGCAATCACTGCATCCGGTTGATCAGTCACGATAAAGGCCGTGAGCTTCTGGTGACGCGTGTAGAGTGCATCAATGACCCGTGTCGTCGCGTAGATACCGATAATCGTGTACATCGCATTATTCCAACCAATATTGAAACCGGCAATCACAACAATTACCATGTTAATCGCCATCGCAATTGTCCCAACTGATTTACCAGTTGTCTTCTGCAAGACCATGGCGACAATATCCATCCCACCAGTAGAGAAACCAAGCTTGAGGGTCAAGCCACTAGCCGCCCCAAGGAAAATCCCACTGAAGAGACTCGCTAACAAAGTATTATGCGCAATATTTGCCACTGGCATCACCAAAGTTAAGATAGACGCCGTGAAGATATTGATGAAACTCCAGATAGTGAATTTACCACCAATTTTCAACCAGCCAATGACAGCAATTGGAATATTAAAGAGCAAAATAAATATCCCCGTTTGAAATGAGGTGTGCAATGTTGAATTCAAAACCCATGTCACCAGTTGAGCCACCCCACTCATCCCGCCAGTAAAAATATTATTCGGTACTAAAAATTCGTTAATCGCAATCGCTTGGAAGAACGCGGTCACAATTAATACGACAACTTTAATGCTGTTTTCTTTAATTTTATTATTCATTTTATAACACCCGTAAATCCTTTGTATTTTGTGCCTAATGTCCATTTAAACATAGTCACATTCAAGTAGCTAGCCTATTTCCAATTCCGTGTGAATTCTTAGTGCTATAATGGATTATCCGTAAATTAAGGAGGATTAATTTTTTTGAACACAATACGTGCACAATTTATTCGGTCGGAGCACAATCCCGACCCAGTTCTACGTCCGATTGGTGCTGGACTCGCAATGTTAATTCCATTATTAGTTGGCTTGCTAACCCACGATATGCGCCTAGCTGCCTATGGCGTGTTAGGATCGTTTAGCTATCTCGCTTTCCAACATAAGACTCTTACATATAACGTTCGGGCAATCTTTTTACACGGTGTTGTCTTGTTGTTTGCATATGGACTGGGAATGATTTCATCCATGATGCCTTGGACAATCCCATTCTTCATCGCGATTATTTCATATCTCGGTTATATCATTGTCAAAATATTCCAGATTCCAAAGCCGGGACACTTTTTTGTGATTATGCTGTATGCAACTGGAACGAGTACAAGTGTACCTGCCAGTCACATGCTCCAAGCCCTTGGTTATATGACAATCGGGGTTGGTGCTTCGATTATCATTGGTAACCTAATTTCATTAATTGAACGCCTGCCGCACACTTACACGTCTGCCGATGAACGTTTTCGGGGTCTCCACCATACTGACAAATACTACGTCATGTTATACAAGCGTCCTGACATCTTGTTAGACGCCTTTCACTTCGCAGCAATCCTCTTATCCTCTTTGTCGCAGGTTATATTTCATACCTACTACGTGGCTCTAATGGCTATTGGATTCTGATTTCATGTGGTGCCGTCCTTGCCGGCGAAGAAGTCGACCGCATTAAGAAGCGCTACATTTATCGAATTATTGGCAGTGTCGTTGGTCTGTTAATTGGCTTAATTTTATTGGAATTACACTTACCAATGGTCGCACTGATTGTTATTCTGATGTTCTTGAATATTTGTGTTGAATACTTCATGCCTCGCAACTACGCAATTGCCAATTTCTTTACCAATCCGCAAGTCCTGTTGCTCGCCACCTTAACAACACATTTCACCTTTGGCTTAATTCTGTCACGTTTTTGGGGCATTATTATTGGTAGCATCTTAGCATTCTTCCTGTATGCGCTCGCTAATCATGCAATGAATGTTTTAAATCAGGAATATAAATAGTAATTCTCACGTATTTACAGGGTACATGTTAAAAATCCCCATATGATCGCAGTCTCGCTTGCTAAGACTTGTGACCATGTGGGGATTTTTTGATTTATTACCGTAGCTTCCAGACATACGAAAAAACCGCTAATCAGCTATTTTTAACTGACTAGCGGTCTCTATTAGTGCGGTTTAGGTGGCACTTAACTTTAGTCCCTAACCTTTGGTACATCTGGTGCACACAATATTTGTTGTCCAGTCCGTTGCACACTTACGGGTCATAATTCTCAATAATATAGTGCTACTATCCAAAATACTTTTTGTTTAATTTTTGCACTTTTTTCATCGCAGAGTATGGGCCACTTGCACTATCATATGATGCATATTGATTCTTTTGTTTCTTCTGAGTATACATAGCAAACCATCGTGCACCGCCTGCAGTTCCGGTTCCTGATTCAATCAACATTTTCTGCTTTACACCGTGTACGCGGAGTGTGACAACACGATAAAGTAAACTCCAATAAGTAGTCCCCACACCATAAACATTTTTCTTGATTCCTTGACCAGATACTTTTGAAACATTGAATTTTGTCGTTCCAAAGATACTAGATGACGTAGTAAGTTTAAACTTCATTCCTTCTTTGTTTAACGTCTTAGCAGTCATTGAAATCTTATGCGTGTACCCGTTTTCTGTACAATACCATTTTTTACGCATATTTGCTGGAATATTTTTCTTTCGACTGTACTTCAGTTCTGCACGTGCTGTTTGTTCATTTGTCATCACGTCAGAAGATGCACTTACTGACGTACCGACTCCACCACATACTAAACCTGCACATAATAAAGCTGTACCGATTTTTAACTTATTCATTTTCAATTGGTTGTCATATAACTCCATCCCCAGATTAACTTATATGACAACCAATTGAAAATTAGATGCTTGAAATTCAAGCTAAAATGGTTTTGTCGCCCGATTTGTCACTCAGTTACAAACTATTATCGCAAGGCTGCGCTAAAGTATTCCCCCATACTTTTGTTTCTGTTCAACATCGTCGTTCCCATAAACAGTGCTACCATGCTTACTTACCGCGCACGAAAAAACGCTCCAACTATTGAAATAACAATAATCAGAGCGCTTATCCAAACTATTCGTTCCATGATGCCGTTTAGGTGATTCGAACACCTGACCCTCGGTTTACGATACCGATGCTCTACCAACTGAGCTAAAACGGCAAAATCATAATCAAAATTATGAAATAAAAGCGATGTTAACATTATATTAACATCGCTTTTGGTACTCC
This is a stretch of genomic DNA from Periweissella cryptocerci. It encodes these proteins:
- a CDS encoding SpaH/EbpB family LPXTG-anchored major pilin, with product MRKNMKNMIMAALTTVTLAGGVVAPALLGGTLLDTVGIERSVKAYTSTNLNSGNSQASEQTGTGITIYNYIAQTAKGGDALAKNGKPITVPDTWKYAKGSFKIQPIRPASGYTPSDMKAPTTANGSDGANYQISGSGPSGTVANGPLVFDNMKYGYYLVTQSGVVDQDGPLMAPIIVSIPMIDSDDNVNNMISIYPKNKLLQESDEDVKPMTRIVDSSGNLQTNWGAGAGNTITYDLGFNIPAHVGTTGMNEKGSLSVTNDLGSDKTLQTNTVTVTMGVGTSAAVLTATDDYELTTTGNKVTVVFTAAGLTKLYNYNAVAGNTKEVHVRYDAKLPTTVTAGIVKNDFSVIFNTDAVYTHSSSNTVDTHSTNIGTAQTLIGGFNILKVGNISSSYANTDGLPGAQFELYADDALTQPFWKGKTGTAVEGMVYSDSDFKQYQAGNAANFEHYVVTTSATGQGSFSGLPLEYWGTDEFGGSFYLKEITAPAGFEKTSKAVLVNPMTSSTSNTYDATITFPGNSDKYEAIIVNHKISNFPVAGSNGYIYVVLGLTLAIGGTVVILKKSKKNDIEG
- a CDS encoding YitT family protein, giving the protein MNNKIKENSIKVVVLIVTAFFQAIAINEFLVPNNIFTGGMSGVAQLVTWVLNSTLHTSFQTGIFILLFNIPIAVIGWLKIGGKFTIWSFINIFTASILTLVMPVANIAHNTLLASLFSGIFLGAASGLTLKLGFSTGGMDIVAMVLQKTTGKSVGTIAMAINMVIVVIAGFNIGWNNAMYTIIGIYATTRVIDALYTRHQKLTAFIVTDQPDAVIAALHKELIRGITVLPSQGAFSRQPSSTLMMVLSKYELYPMETAVKAVDDDAFINLVNTVNLYGNFWDEDLQNKAKKGLIDVKQ
- a CDS encoding FUSC family protein produces the protein MSCGAVLAGEEVDRIKKRYIYRIIGSVVGLLIGLILLELHLPMVALIVILMFLNICVEYFMPRNYAIANFFTNPQVLLLATLTTHFTFGLILSRFWGIIIGSILAFFLYALANHAMNVLNQEYK
- a CDS encoding class C sortase, which codes for MKNKIIKIVLGVLLLVGGLALLAFPVIGEIMSNQQRSYGISKYRDEIKTSPTPEVVASLKKADEYNRQLYDVQQSGHWVKKPIKYDDVLADSEMMALVEVPELNLVLPVKHGVSQQVLKKGLGHFDDTSVPVGGKNTHAIVTGHSGLKDDKIFTELENLKLGDVFYVTALNRKMKYKIDNISIVKPDDVKRAKIVAGQDYVTLLTCTPTGINDHRLLVRGTRVPMQAEPVKDRTLLGYNKLVYMFALLITLLIAVVTWWRHRKAKRETRHSSTKS
- a CDS encoding amino acid permease; its protein translation is MATNNPAKTLGLMGFFALTATMVLDVYEYPTFATSQLNLMFFLIVGGILWFFPVALCSAEMATIPQWEKGGVFTWVSETLGERWGFTAIFFQWFQITVGFVTMIYFMLSALTEVFGWQILDQNPVYKTLAVLAIFWLVTLSQLWGTKVTDKLIKFTFSLGVVVPAVLLLAFCIIYVAQGNPLAFSGSGRNLLPNFHDAATLVVFVSFILSYMGVEASATYSNELKNVQRNYPIAMIMLVVFAIVINSIGGLSVGAIISQGDLSLSGGVMQAFDAYLVHFGIDSAILVKILAFLVAFGILGEVSSWVLGPVSGLYMAAQRGLLPPLFRKTNKHEVPVPIVLLQGALVSVWTIVLTLFGGGNNVSFQVALSLTAVIYGLMYVIFFTSYFKLVHKMPALKGVYQVPGKKVGKTIIAGSGMVCTIVVLGISFVVPSSLPQASGLTYQLMLLGGALITLTLPFVIYHFNDKSQHVIIHKPIHLKATETNWLVRPAARGEHMIVSDEKRLRMAEQKVMQKIKTKL